The following are encoded together in the Capsulimonas corticalis genome:
- a CDS encoding HDOD domain-containing protein yields the protein MATTIETKLKQEALLAVIANELQDLPPLPAVIVRVMQTINDPRTSAQDLNRLISADQAITSKILRLVNSSYYGFPRKVSTVTDAVVILGFNTVRDLTTSIGAFNAFRARRGSTALDREMFWAHSIAVGVAAGVIGRQKKLSSKAQEELFVGGLMHDIGKLFLDQFFPDQYAIVLKLALAANISIWESEKKALGVGHALVSKRIAEKWNLPPTLTAMIALHHQPTSAGEHVQIAAVIHAADIVARRLALGNGGDRMIPTMAPEVEKWLGFGPQAWEAIDGETKRKFQDCQEFLKMAAG from the coding sequence ATGGCGACAACAATAGAAACGAAACTTAAGCAGGAAGCCCTGCTGGCGGTCATCGCCAATGAGCTCCAGGACCTGCCGCCGCTCCCGGCCGTGATTGTGCGCGTGATGCAGACCATCAACGATCCGCGAACTTCCGCGCAGGACTTGAACCGGCTGATCTCGGCAGATCAGGCAATCACATCCAAGATCCTGCGGCTGGTGAACTCCTCCTACTACGGCTTCCCGCGCAAGGTCTCCACGGTGACCGACGCCGTCGTCATTCTTGGGTTCAACACGGTCCGCGACCTGACGACTTCCATCGGCGCGTTCAACGCCTTCCGCGCCCGGCGCGGCTCCACGGCGCTGGACCGCGAGATGTTCTGGGCGCACTCCATTGCGGTCGGCGTGGCGGCGGGAGTGATCGGCCGTCAGAAAAAGCTTTCGTCCAAAGCGCAGGAAGAGCTGTTTGTCGGCGGTCTGATGCACGATATCGGCAAGCTGTTCCTGGACCAGTTCTTCCCGGATCAGTACGCGATTGTCCTGAAACTCGCCTTGGCCGCGAACATCTCGATCTGGGAGTCCGAAAAGAAGGCGCTCGGCGTAGGCCATGCGCTCGTCAGCAAGCGAATCGCCGAGAAGTGGAACCTGCCGCCGACACTGACGGCCATGATCGCGCTGCATCACCAGCCGACCTCCGCCGGAGAGCACGTGCAGATCGCCGCCGTCATTCACGCCGCCGACATCGTCGCGCGCCGCCTCGCCCTGGGTAACGGCGGCGACCGCATGATCCCGACGATGGCGCCCGAAGTGGAGAAGTGGCTTGGCTTTGGACCGCAAGCCTGGGAAGCGATCGACGGCGAAACAAAGCGCAAATTCCAGGACTGCCAGGAATTCCTCAAGATGGCGGCCGGTTAA
- a CDS encoding GNAT family N-acetyltransferase, producing MTSIQPITLTAPRVQLLPLDPSHAAGLLEAAQGQGIWDYMPSAVNNEDAMVQWIETALAAQARGEELPFTIWDQQLAKIVGGTRYLDISISHKSLEIGWTWLSPEVHRTSVNTECKYLLFKHAFETLGVNRVQLKTDSRNERSQKAIERIGGVREGVLRRHRILPDGYVRDSVYFSVIAEEWPVVKARLEGMMGPLGAPPQ from the coding sequence ATGACCAGCATCCAACCCATCACCCTCACCGCCCCTCGCGTCCAGCTTCTCCCGCTCGATCCCAGCCACGCCGCCGGCCTCCTCGAAGCCGCCCAAGGCCAGGGGATTTGGGACTATATGCCCAGCGCTGTCAATAACGAAGACGCCATGGTCCAATGGATCGAAACCGCGCTCGCGGCGCAAGCGCGCGGCGAAGAATTGCCGTTTACGATCTGGGATCAGCAGCTTGCAAAGATCGTAGGCGGCACGCGCTATCTGGATATCTCGATTTCCCACAAGAGCCTGGAAATTGGGTGGACGTGGCTGTCGCCCGAAGTCCACCGGACCTCCGTCAACACGGAGTGCAAGTATCTTCTGTTCAAGCATGCGTTTGAAACACTAGGTGTGAACCGCGTGCAGCTCAAGACGGATTCGCGCAACGAGCGTTCGCAAAAGGCGATCGAACGAATCGGCGGCGTGCGCGAGGGCGTGCTGCGCCGGCATCGCATTTTGCCGGATGGGTACGTGCGGGATTCTGTCTATTTTAGCGTGATCGCGGAGGAGTGGCCGGTGGTGAAGGCGCGGCTGGAGGGGATGATGGGGCCGTTAGGTGCGCCTCCGCAATGA
- the aroF gene encoding 3-deoxy-7-phosphoheptulonate synthase yields MIIILSSQATKENLSHVTQMLEDRGYAVHLSEGVERTIVGAVGVPADATQKAAVMEQFEALAYVEKVVPVSKPYKVVNKAFHPEPTVIDVRGIKIGDPSSVVMMAGPCTVETEEQLMEAARAVKAAGATILRGGAFKPSTSPYSFHGHGEAALKMLAAAREELNMPIITEVMDVRDVEMVCQYADILQIGTRNMANFSLLNEIGKTQTPALLKRGMAATIEEWLQAAEYIANQGNKNIMLCERGIRTFETYTRNTFDINAIPALKELSHLPVIADPSHATGKASLVSAVSRAAVAAGADGLIIEVHPNPEKALKDGAQSLLPEAFVKLMQDLAPICTAVGRTL; encoded by the coding sequence ATGATCATCATACTCTCGTCACAGGCGACGAAAGAAAATCTTTCCCACGTTACTCAAATGCTCGAGGATCGCGGCTACGCCGTGCATCTTTCTGAGGGTGTTGAGCGGACGATTGTCGGCGCCGTGGGCGTCCCGGCGGACGCGACACAGAAGGCGGCGGTCATGGAGCAATTTGAAGCCCTGGCCTATGTCGAGAAGGTCGTTCCCGTCTCCAAACCTTACAAAGTCGTCAACAAGGCGTTCCATCCGGAGCCCACGGTCATTGACGTTCGCGGGATCAAGATCGGCGATCCGAGCTCGGTCGTGATGATGGCGGGACCGTGCACCGTCGAGACCGAAGAGCAGCTCATGGAAGCCGCGCGCGCCGTGAAGGCCGCCGGGGCGACCATTCTGCGCGGCGGCGCGTTCAAGCCGAGCACCAGCCCCTACTCCTTCCATGGACATGGCGAGGCGGCGCTCAAGATGCTGGCGGCGGCGCGCGAAGAGCTGAACATGCCGATCATCACGGAAGTCATGGACGTCCGCGACGTGGAGATGGTCTGCCAGTACGCCGATATCCTCCAGATCGGCACGCGCAACATGGCGAACTTCAGCCTGCTGAACGAGATCGGCAAGACCCAGACCCCGGCCCTACTGAAGCGCGGCATGGCGGCGACGATCGAAGAGTGGCTCCAGGCCGCCGAGTACATCGCCAACCAGGGCAACAAGAATATCATGCTCTGCGAGCGCGGCATTCGCACCTTTGAGACCTACACGCGCAACACCTTCGATATCAACGCGATCCCCGCATTGAAAGAACTCTCCCACCTGCCCGTCATTGCCGACCCGTCCCACGCGACCGGCAAGGCGAGCCTGGTGAGCGCGGTCTCGCGCGCGGCCGTCGCCGCCGGCGCGGACGGCCTGATCATCGAAGTGCACCCGAACCCGGAGAAGGCGCTGAAGGACGGCGCGCAGTCGCTGCTGCCGGAAGCCTTCGTGAAGCTGATGCAGGATCTTGCCCCGATCTGCACCGCCGTGGGGCGCACACTCTAA
- the tnpA gene encoding IS200/IS605 family transposase: MDKRNNIEVFVHYVWTTDQRHPFLMPDIENRVHRCIANECVRLNCKVLSIGGMPDHVHLAVSLPTTVTIAKVMHQVKGISSQFIKNELRPDEYFAWREGYAAFSFGRTHLKAVVNYIENQKEHHGFGKIWPAVELGEYEPDDNAS, from the coding sequence ATGGATAAGCGTAATAATATCGAGGTGTTCGTGCATTATGTTTGGACGACGGATCAGAGGCATCCGTTTCTTATGCCCGATATTGAAAATCGCGTCCATCGTTGTATTGCGAATGAATGCGTTCGTTTAAATTGTAAAGTGCTGTCGATTGGCGGCATGCCGGATCATGTCCATTTGGCGGTTTCGTTGCCCACGACCGTTACGATTGCAAAGGTAATGCATCAAGTTAAGGGCATTTCATCGCAATTCATCAAGAATGAATTACGCCCAGACGAATACTTTGCTTGGAGAGAAGGTTACGCGGCGTTTAGCTTCGGTCGTACTCATCTCAAAGCCGTCGTTAACTATATCGAAAATCAAAAAGAGCATCATGGATTTGGCAAAATATGGCCCGCCGTAGAATTAGGCGAATATGAACCGGATGACAACGCATCCTAA
- a CDS encoding LutC/YkgG family protein, producing MERDQLFQRIADRLGRPMATTAPARAVRGVSETYANAPYGHDAGAVDRVTRFAAELDALGGHATIVETPAGASQALKDLLDTLAPNTIITWERKDFADFNIEWLWDDRHARSWVAENPKAEEASLRDAAERADIGLTLADAAIANTGTLMLWTTPQHARSVSLLPTAHIAIVRESQLVDRMGQALAKVTALAHGDVPSSVHFITGPSRSSDIENDLSIGVHGPAALYAILCRGC from the coding sequence ATGGAGCGAGACCAGCTTTTCCAGCGCATCGCCGACCGCCTCGGCCGGCCAATGGCCACCACTGCGCCTGCCCGCGCCGTACGCGGCGTCTCTGAGACCTACGCCAACGCCCCCTACGGCCACGACGCCGGCGCCGTCGATCGCGTGACGCGTTTCGCCGCCGAGCTCGACGCCCTTGGCGGCCACGCCACCATCGTCGAAACGCCCGCCGGCGCATCCCAGGCGCTCAAAGACCTGCTCGACACGCTCGCTCCAAATACCATCATCACCTGGGAGCGCAAAGACTTCGCTGACTTCAATATCGAATGGCTCTGGGACGACCGCCACGCCCGCTCCTGGGTCGCCGAAAACCCAAAAGCCGAAGAAGCATCCCTGCGCGACGCCGCCGAGCGCGCCGACATCGGCCTCACCCTCGCCGACGCCGCCATCGCCAACACCGGCACGCTCATGCTCTGGACCACCCCCCAGCACGCCCGCAGCGTCAGCCTTCTGCCCACCGCGCACATCGCCATCGTCCGCGAATCCCAGCTCGTCGACCGCATGGGGCAAGCCCTCGCCAAAGTCACCGCCCTCGCGCACGGCGACGTGCCGTCCTCGGTGCACTTTATCACGGGGCCGAGCCGGTCGTCGGATATCGAGAATGACCTGAGTATCGGGGTACACGGACCGGCGGCGCTGTACGCGATTTTGTGCCGGGGGTGTTGA
- a CDS encoding prephenate dehydrogenase has protein sequence MSGEGSFPTRFGTVAIVGVGLMGGSLGLALRQRRLAHRVIGVGRDAGRLATAVSLGAIDTFQTDIAAGVADADVVVLCSTIGHILEILPGVLKAVKPGAIVTDVGSTKTTIVEAAGDFPRFVGSHPMAGSERGGVEAATALLYQEATWAITPTDTTDPVALRGVTALAQEVGATTLLLDPKAHDAMVAVTSHLPHVLATSLMRSAATAARRLPQTPRLSAGSFADMTRVSASPAPIWRDICLTNKNAVLAAIAEFRGELNALEQAIADGDAEKIEDLFAGGAETKEAWGAGR, from the coding sequence ATGAGCGGAGAAGGAAGCTTTCCCACCCGTTTCGGAACTGTCGCAATCGTGGGAGTCGGCCTGATGGGCGGCTCCCTCGGTCTGGCCTTGCGCCAGCGCCGCCTCGCGCACCGCGTGATCGGCGTCGGCCGTGACGCCGGTCGTCTCGCGACGGCCGTCTCTCTCGGCGCGATCGACACCTTCCAGACCGATATCGCCGCCGGCGTCGCCGACGCCGATGTGGTCGTTCTCTGCTCGACCATCGGCCATATCCTCGAAATCCTTCCCGGCGTTCTGAAAGCCGTCAAACCCGGCGCCATCGTTACCGATGTCGGCAGCACCAAGACGACCATTGTCGAAGCCGCCGGAGATTTTCCGCGTTTCGTCGGCAGCCATCCGATGGCCGGCTCCGAACGCGGCGGCGTCGAAGCCGCCACCGCCCTGCTCTACCAGGAAGCCACCTGGGCGATCACTCCCACCGACACCACCGATCCCGTTGCCCTGCGCGGCGTCACCGCACTGGCGCAGGAAGTCGGCGCCACGACTCTGCTGCTCGACCCCAAAGCGCACGACGCCATGGTCGCCGTCACAAGCCACCTGCCCCACGTCCTCGCCACTTCCCTCATGCGCAGCGCCGCCACCGCCGCACGGCGCCTGCCACAGACCCCGCGCCTCTCCGCCGGCAGCTTCGCCGATATGACCCGCGTCTCCGCCTCCCCCGCCCCCATCTGGCGCGACATCTGCCTGACAAACAAAAACGCCGTCCTGGCGGCGATTGCTGAGTTCCGGGGAGAATTGAACGCACTGGAACAGGCGATCGCGGACGGCGATGCAGAAAAGATTGAAGATTTGTTTGCGGGCGGCGCCGAGACGAAAGAAGCCTGGGGCGCAGGGCGGTAA
- a CDS encoding DUF1559 domain-containing protein, with the protein MKVNKTHVRHTVSGFTLIELLVVIAIIAILAAILFPVFAKAREKARQISCSSNLRQIGLGFTQYVQDNDELYPAVNGASNNINAGALQYWPYAIYPYIKSTGVYRCPDDTQPNANSYVANNYSSLQSLAAIPAPSVTILAADGSSSGTDANKAPTNTATGNGLNADYSLWCEGWRLVNSDHGISRHMGRANFLYFDGHVKISPVLPIPTSGAAPTPAQMDQALPITPNIVPEGQSMSGCTAWVP; encoded by the coding sequence ATGAAAGTCAACAAAACTCACGTCCGTCACACCGTTTCAGGTTTCACGTTGATTGAACTTCTCGTTGTAATCGCCATCATTGCGATTCTTGCCGCCATTCTTTTCCCCGTCTTCGCCAAAGCCCGCGAAAAAGCCCGCCAGATCAGCTGCTCCAGCAACCTGCGCCAGATCGGTTTGGGATTTACGCAGTACGTGCAGGACAACGACGAACTGTATCCTGCGGTTAACGGCGCGAGTAATAATATCAATGCCGGCGCATTGCAATATTGGCCTTATGCAATTTATCCCTACATCAAGAGCACTGGTGTGTATCGTTGTCCAGACGACACTCAGCCAAACGCTAATAGTTATGTCGCTAATAACTACTCGTCGCTTCAGTCGCTGGCGGCTATTCCCGCTCCATCAGTAACAATATTGGCGGCGGATGGGAGCAGCAGTGGAACCGATGCCAACAAGGCGCCAACAAATACGGCGACAGGGAATGGATTAAACGCGGATTATTCCTTGTGGTGCGAAGGATGGCGATTGGTAAACTCAGATCATGGCATTTCTCGCCATATGGGGCGCGCGAACTTTCTGTACTTTGATGGCCATGTGAAAATTAGTCCAGTTCTTCCTATCCCGACCAGTGGAGCCGCTCCAACACCAGCCCAAATGGATCAAGCATTGCCCATCACTCCCAACATTGTCCCTGAAGGCCAGTCGATGAGTGGATGCACTGCCTGGGTTCCTTAA